One region of Culex pipiens pallens isolate TS chromosome 2, TS_CPP_V2, whole genome shotgun sequence genomic DNA includes:
- the LOC120420293 gene encoding serine protease inhibitor dipetalogastin-like: MTATDRQNFSIAALLVRLSSTRTNNKMLSFQITVLLLCIINLSSANYMIMPPMYEVTNEQFNSFSTCIAATYNPKALHSKYDPVCGTDGFSYFNRHSMDCMAVSVPNLQFASYGRCPHEPIFLPMASVRDPWIFPANLRGELEQCIGSCENLFHPVCGSDEKTYQNPCTLLCVGSVNKATLAYEGFCKRDQIAEGKCPPILQPFCGSDGVTYLNYCHLRFAMLTIEGLKPGHIGDCVQRLEAIGKDKDGGYGAMEGKKERKRGCCCCECREAPDCAA; encoded by the coding sequence atgaCTGCCACTGATCGTCAAAACTTCAGTATAGCTGCACTCCTTGTACGACTAAGTTCAACCAGAACAAACAACAAGATGTTATCGTTCCAAATAACCGTACTGCTGCTCTGCATCATCAACCTCAGTTCCGCAAACTACATGATCATGCCGCCAATGTACGAGGTCACCAACGAGCAGTTCAACTCGTTCAGCACCTGCATCGCCGCGACGTACAACCCAAAGGCCCTACACAGCAAGTACGACCCGGTGTGCGGAACCGATGGATTCAGCTACTTCAACCGGCACAGCATGGACTGCATGGCGGTCTCCGTCCCGAACCTGCAATTTGCCAGCTATGGCCGCTGTCCGCACGAACCGATCTTTCTGCCGATGGCCTCGGTCCGCGATCCGTGGATCTTCCCGGCGAATCTCCGCGGCGAGCTGGAACAGTGCATCGGCAGCTGCGAGAACCTGTTCCATCCGGTGTGCGGTTCCGACGAGAAGACGTACCAAAATCCGTGCACCCTGCTCTGCGTGGGATCGGTCAACAAGGCCACCCTGGCGTACGAGGGCTTCTGCAAGCGGGACCAGATCGCCGAGGGCAAGTGTCCACCGATTCTGCAGCCGTTCTGCGGGTCGGACGGAGTGACCTACCTGAACTATTGCCACCTGAGGTTCGCGATGCTGACGATCGAGGGGCTCAAGCCGGGCCACATAGGGGACTGTGTGCAGCGGCTGGAGGCCATCGGAAAGGACAAGGACGGAGGGTACGGCGCGATGGAGGGAAAGAAGGAACGCAAACgcggttgctgctgctgtgagTGCCGGGAAGCTCCGGACTGTGCTGCTTAA